The Oncorhynchus nerka isolate Pitt River linkage group LG24, Oner_Uvic_2.0, whole genome shotgun sequence genome has a window encoding:
- the mpnd gene encoding MPN domain-containing protein isoform X1: MMRFGQGSEPPLSPQVVEEGGEEEEEELSGGEESDLRTPSGRGSLLTRRGITLRVLLKDGLVEPGDGVLSIHYLGKKFVGDLLNDGKIRWVETGQIFNSPSAWATHCKRLVNPAKKSGCGWASVRYRGQKLVQYKTSWLHKYQPSADMSLVSEGEDDEMGDEEEEEGKTAVPTDDKNRKNKPELHDISLVPRRGDRERIPVRYCTLGTRDAARDPHTLVELSAFSAINRFQPFNVAVSSNVLLLMDFHCHLTTSEVVGYLGGRWDTNTQLLTVLRAFPCRTRLADRDSASAVEEEICQNLFMRGLSLVGWYHSHPRGPALPSLQDIDSQMDHQLRLQGSSNGFQPCLGIICGPYYHGNQGVASTITPFWVVPPPEQRPNDYGIPVAVEVTYVQDNFLTSDVLNEMMLLVDFYRAAPDLVQFHQFWCPDTTMMDKIKGSLSGHAPKDQAYSQILEHVYNQLINTH; encoded by the exons ATGATGCGGTTTGGACAAG gCTCTGAGCCACCCTTGTCTCCacaggtggtggaggagggaggagaggaagaggaggaggagctgagtggaggagaggagtctgATCTAAGGACCCCTTCAGGGCGTGGCTCCCTGCTGACTAGGCGAGGCATCACCTTGAGAGTGCTGCTGAAGGACGGCCTGGTTGAGCCTGGGGACGGAGTGCTGTCCATACACTACCTG ggtaaGAAGTTTGTAGGCGACCTGTTGAATGATGGGAAGATCCGCTGGGTGGAGACGGGGCAGATCTTCAATTCTCCCAGTGCCTGGGCCACACACTGCAAGCGCCTGGTCAACCCTGCCAAGAAGTCAGGCTGTGGATGGGCCTCGGTGCGCTACCGGGGCCAGAAACTAGTGCAGTACAAGACCAGCTGGCTGCACAAGTACCAGCCCAGTGCAGACATg AGCCTGGTGAGCGAGGGAGAAGATGACgagatgggagatgaggaggaggaagaggggaagacggCAGTGCCAACAGATGACAAGAACAGGAAGAACAAACCTGAGCTGCATG ATATCAGCCTTGTgcccaggagaggagacagagagcgaaTCCCAGTCAGATACTGCACTCTGGGTACCAGGGATGCTGCAAG GGATCCACACACGTTGGTGGAGTTATCAGCTTTCTCAGCCATTAACAGGTTCCAGCCTTTCAATGTTGCTGTATCCAGCAATGTGCTGCTTCTCATG GATTTCCACTGTCACCTGACCACCAGTGAGGTGGTGGGCTACCTCGGAGGACGATGGGACACTAACACACAAC TTCTGACAGTTTTAAGAGCGTTTCCCTGTCGTACACGATTGGCAGACAGAGATTCGGCCTCTGCTGTTGAAGAAGAG ATCTGCCAGAATCTGTTCATGCGAGGGCTGTCATTGGTGGGCTGGTACCACAGTCACCCTCGGGGCCCCGCCCTGCCATCCCTGCAGGACATCGACTCTCAGATGGACCACCAGCTGAGGCTCCAGGGGAGCAGCAATGGCTTCCAGCCCTGCCTGGGCATTATCTGTG GCCCCTATTACCATGGGAACCAGGGTGTGGCGTCCACTATAACACCGTTCTGGGTAGTGCCACCCCCGGAG CAAAGGCCCAATGACTATGGCATTCCAGTGGCTGTGGAGGTGACCTATGTACAAGATAACTTCCTAACTAGTGATGTCCTGAATGAGATG ATGCTGCTGGTGGACTTCTACAGGGCAGCCCCTGACCTGGTGCAGTTCCATCAGTTCTGGTGTCCTGATACCACCATGATGGACAAAATCAAG gGCTCTCTGAGCGGCCATGCACCCAAAGACCAGGCCTATTCTCAGATCCTGGAGCATGTCTACAACCAACTCATCAACACACACTAA
- the mpnd gene encoding MPN domain-containing protein isoform X4: MMRFGQGSEPPLSPQVVEEGGEEEEEELSGGEESDLRTPSGRGSLLTRRGITLRVLLKDGLVEPGDGVLSIHYLGKKFVGDLLNDGKIRWVETGQIFNSPSAWATHCKRLVNPAKKSGCGWASVRYRGQKLVQYKTSWLHKYQPSADMSLVSEGEDDEMGDEEEEEGKTAVPTDDKNRKNKPELHDISLVPRRGDRERIPVRYCTLGTRDAARDPHTLVELSAFSAINRFQPFNVAVSSNVLLLMDFHCHLTTSEVVGYLGGRWDTNTQLLTVLRAFPCRTRLADRDSASAVEEEICQNLFMRGLSLVGWYHSHPRGPALPSLQDIDSQMDHQLRLQGSSNGFQPCLGIICGPYYHGNQGVASTITPFWVVPPPEQRPNDYGIPVAVEVTYVQDNFLTSDVLNEMVKKPDVEVLGWHGYMWSHLVCGCEASWTYCQIL, encoded by the exons ATGATGCGGTTTGGACAAG gCTCTGAGCCACCCTTGTCTCCacaggtggtggaggagggaggagaggaagaggaggaggagctgagtggaggagaggagtctgATCTAAGGACCCCTTCAGGGCGTGGCTCCCTGCTGACTAGGCGAGGCATCACCTTGAGAGTGCTGCTGAAGGACGGCCTGGTTGAGCCTGGGGACGGAGTGCTGTCCATACACTACCTG ggtaaGAAGTTTGTAGGCGACCTGTTGAATGATGGGAAGATCCGCTGGGTGGAGACGGGGCAGATCTTCAATTCTCCCAGTGCCTGGGCCACACACTGCAAGCGCCTGGTCAACCCTGCCAAGAAGTCAGGCTGTGGATGGGCCTCGGTGCGCTACCGGGGCCAGAAACTAGTGCAGTACAAGACCAGCTGGCTGCACAAGTACCAGCCCAGTGCAGACATg AGCCTGGTGAGCGAGGGAGAAGATGACgagatgggagatgaggaggaggaagaggggaagacggCAGTGCCAACAGATGACAAGAACAGGAAGAACAAACCTGAGCTGCATG ATATCAGCCTTGTgcccaggagaggagacagagagcgaaTCCCAGTCAGATACTGCACTCTGGGTACCAGGGATGCTGCAAG GGATCCACACACGTTGGTGGAGTTATCAGCTTTCTCAGCCATTAACAGGTTCCAGCCTTTCAATGTTGCTGTATCCAGCAATGTGCTGCTTCTCATG GATTTCCACTGTCACCTGACCACCAGTGAGGTGGTGGGCTACCTCGGAGGACGATGGGACACTAACACACAAC TTCTGACAGTTTTAAGAGCGTTTCCCTGTCGTACACGATTGGCAGACAGAGATTCGGCCTCTGCTGTTGAAGAAGAG ATCTGCCAGAATCTGTTCATGCGAGGGCTGTCATTGGTGGGCTGGTACCACAGTCACCCTCGGGGCCCCGCCCTGCCATCCCTGCAGGACATCGACTCTCAGATGGACCACCAGCTGAGGCTCCAGGGGAGCAGCAATGGCTTCCAGCCCTGCCTGGGCATTATCTGTG GCCCCTATTACCATGGGAACCAGGGTGTGGCGTCCACTATAACACCGTTCTGGGTAGTGCCACCCCCGGAG CAAAGGCCCAATGACTATGGCATTCCAGTGGCTGTGGAGGTGACCTATGTACAAGATAACTTCCTAACTAGTGATGTCCTGAATGAGATG gtgaagaagccggatgtggaggtccttggctggcatggttacatgtggtcacacttggtctgtggatgtgaggccagttggacgtactgccaaattctataa
- the mpnd gene encoding MPN domain-containing protein isoform X3: MMRFGQGSEPPLSPQVVEEGGEEEEEELSGGEESDLRTPSGRGSLLTRRGITLRVLLKDGLVEPGDGVLSIHYLGKKFVGDLLNDGKIRWVETGQIFNSPSAWATHCKRLVNPAKKSGCGWASVRYRGQKLVQYKTSWLHKYQPSADMSLVSEGEDDEMGDEEEEEGKTAVPTDDKNRKNKPELHDISLVPRRGDRERIPVRYCTLGTRDAARDPHTLVELSAFSAINRFQPFNVAVSSNVLLLMDFHCHLTTSEVVGYLGGRWDTNTQLLTVLRAFPCRTRLADRDSASAVEEEICQNLFMRGLSLVGWYHSHPRGPALPSLQDIDSQMDHQLRLQGSSNGFQPCLGIICGPYYHGNQGVASTITPFWVVPPPEQRPNDYGIPVAVEVTYVQDNFLTSDVLNEMVIPQVKKPDVEVLGWHGYMWSHLVCGCEASWTYCQIL, encoded by the exons ATGATGCGGTTTGGACAAG gCTCTGAGCCACCCTTGTCTCCacaggtggtggaggagggaggagaggaagaggaggaggagctgagtggaggagaggagtctgATCTAAGGACCCCTTCAGGGCGTGGCTCCCTGCTGACTAGGCGAGGCATCACCTTGAGAGTGCTGCTGAAGGACGGCCTGGTTGAGCCTGGGGACGGAGTGCTGTCCATACACTACCTG ggtaaGAAGTTTGTAGGCGACCTGTTGAATGATGGGAAGATCCGCTGGGTGGAGACGGGGCAGATCTTCAATTCTCCCAGTGCCTGGGCCACACACTGCAAGCGCCTGGTCAACCCTGCCAAGAAGTCAGGCTGTGGATGGGCCTCGGTGCGCTACCGGGGCCAGAAACTAGTGCAGTACAAGACCAGCTGGCTGCACAAGTACCAGCCCAGTGCAGACATg AGCCTGGTGAGCGAGGGAGAAGATGACgagatgggagatgaggaggaggaagaggggaagacggCAGTGCCAACAGATGACAAGAACAGGAAGAACAAACCTGAGCTGCATG ATATCAGCCTTGTgcccaggagaggagacagagagcgaaTCCCAGTCAGATACTGCACTCTGGGTACCAGGGATGCTGCAAG GGATCCACACACGTTGGTGGAGTTATCAGCTTTCTCAGCCATTAACAGGTTCCAGCCTTTCAATGTTGCTGTATCCAGCAATGTGCTGCTTCTCATG GATTTCCACTGTCACCTGACCACCAGTGAGGTGGTGGGCTACCTCGGAGGACGATGGGACACTAACACACAAC TTCTGACAGTTTTAAGAGCGTTTCCCTGTCGTACACGATTGGCAGACAGAGATTCGGCCTCTGCTGTTGAAGAAGAG ATCTGCCAGAATCTGTTCATGCGAGGGCTGTCATTGGTGGGCTGGTACCACAGTCACCCTCGGGGCCCCGCCCTGCCATCCCTGCAGGACATCGACTCTCAGATGGACCACCAGCTGAGGCTCCAGGGGAGCAGCAATGGCTTCCAGCCCTGCCTGGGCATTATCTGTG GCCCCTATTACCATGGGAACCAGGGTGTGGCGTCCACTATAACACCGTTCTGGGTAGTGCCACCCCCGGAG CAAAGGCCCAATGACTATGGCATTCCAGTGGCTGTGGAGGTGACCTATGTACAAGATAACTTCCTAACTAGTGATGTCCTGAATGAGATG gtgatcccgcaggtgaagaagccggatgtggaggtccttggctggcatggttacatgtggtcacacttggtctgtggatgtgaggccagttggacgtactgccaaattctataa
- the mpnd gene encoding MPN domain-containing protein isoform X2, with amino-acid sequence MGSEPPLSPQVVEEGGEEEEEELSGGEESDLRTPSGRGSLLTRRGITLRVLLKDGLVEPGDGVLSIHYLGKKFVGDLLNDGKIRWVETGQIFNSPSAWATHCKRLVNPAKKSGCGWASVRYRGQKLVQYKTSWLHKYQPSADMSLVSEGEDDEMGDEEEEEGKTAVPTDDKNRKNKPELHDISLVPRRGDRERIPVRYCTLGTRDAARDPHTLVELSAFSAINRFQPFNVAVSSNVLLLMDFHCHLTTSEVVGYLGGRWDTNTQLLTVLRAFPCRTRLADRDSASAVEEEICQNLFMRGLSLVGWYHSHPRGPALPSLQDIDSQMDHQLRLQGSSNGFQPCLGIICGPYYHGNQGVASTITPFWVVPPPEQRPNDYGIPVAVEVTYVQDNFLTSDVLNEMMLLVDFYRAAPDLVQFHQFWCPDTTMMDKIKGSLSGHAPKDQAYSQILEHVYNQLINTH; translated from the exons ATGG gCTCTGAGCCACCCTTGTCTCCacaggtggtggaggagggaggagaggaagaggaggaggagctgagtggaggagaggagtctgATCTAAGGACCCCTTCAGGGCGTGGCTCCCTGCTGACTAGGCGAGGCATCACCTTGAGAGTGCTGCTGAAGGACGGCCTGGTTGAGCCTGGGGACGGAGTGCTGTCCATACACTACCTG ggtaaGAAGTTTGTAGGCGACCTGTTGAATGATGGGAAGATCCGCTGGGTGGAGACGGGGCAGATCTTCAATTCTCCCAGTGCCTGGGCCACACACTGCAAGCGCCTGGTCAACCCTGCCAAGAAGTCAGGCTGTGGATGGGCCTCGGTGCGCTACCGGGGCCAGAAACTAGTGCAGTACAAGACCAGCTGGCTGCACAAGTACCAGCCCAGTGCAGACATg AGCCTGGTGAGCGAGGGAGAAGATGACgagatgggagatgaggaggaggaagaggggaagacggCAGTGCCAACAGATGACAAGAACAGGAAGAACAAACCTGAGCTGCATG ATATCAGCCTTGTgcccaggagaggagacagagagcgaaTCCCAGTCAGATACTGCACTCTGGGTACCAGGGATGCTGCAAG GGATCCACACACGTTGGTGGAGTTATCAGCTTTCTCAGCCATTAACAGGTTCCAGCCTTTCAATGTTGCTGTATCCAGCAATGTGCTGCTTCTCATG GATTTCCACTGTCACCTGACCACCAGTGAGGTGGTGGGCTACCTCGGAGGACGATGGGACACTAACACACAAC TTCTGACAGTTTTAAGAGCGTTTCCCTGTCGTACACGATTGGCAGACAGAGATTCGGCCTCTGCTGTTGAAGAAGAG ATCTGCCAGAATCTGTTCATGCGAGGGCTGTCATTGGTGGGCTGGTACCACAGTCACCCTCGGGGCCCCGCCCTGCCATCCCTGCAGGACATCGACTCTCAGATGGACCACCAGCTGAGGCTCCAGGGGAGCAGCAATGGCTTCCAGCCCTGCCTGGGCATTATCTGTG GCCCCTATTACCATGGGAACCAGGGTGTGGCGTCCACTATAACACCGTTCTGGGTAGTGCCACCCCCGGAG CAAAGGCCCAATGACTATGGCATTCCAGTGGCTGTGGAGGTGACCTATGTACAAGATAACTTCCTAACTAGTGATGTCCTGAATGAGATG ATGCTGCTGGTGGACTTCTACAGGGCAGCCCCTGACCTGGTGCAGTTCCATCAGTTCTGGTGTCCTGATACCACCATGATGGACAAAATCAAG gGCTCTCTGAGCGGCCATGCACCCAAAGACCAGGCCTATTCTCAGATCCTGGAGCATGTCTACAACCAACTCATCAACACACACTAA